In Helianthus annuus cultivar XRQ/B chromosome 3, HanXRQr2.0-SUNRISE, whole genome shotgun sequence, a single window of DNA contains:
- the LOC110929921 gene encoding NAC domain-containing protein JA2L: MVLRTLPVTDPTTQLKLPPGFRFYPTDEELMVRYLCPKVAGNDFALRIIGDVNLYKFDPWELPSKAMFGEKEWYFFSPRDRKYPNGSRPNRVAGSGYWKATGTDKVIMSEGRKVGIKKALVFYVGKAPKGSKTNWIMHEYRLSETSRDNNSSRLDDWVLCRIYKKNSSAEKSISGGPSIEQSQGSPTSSSAHFDGGLDSLPAIDDRFLNFNEEDQKVDIRKFDTGNFDWVSLGPFGVPDTVNHPNPPNSTSLDPALNMQMKFVKSPEDEVQNEIRSQRMENSGYLFTPDTTDPFAIRYPTQPGSSGYRQ, from the exons ATGGTTTTGCGGACGTTGCCGGTGACGGATCCGACGACTCAGCTGAAGTTACCACCCGGATTCCGGTTTTACCCGACCGATGAGGAGCTTATGGTGCGGTATCTGTGCCCGAAAGTCGCCGGAAACGATTTCGCCCTTCGGATAATCGGAGATGTTAATTTGTATAAGTTTGATCCATGGGAGTTACCGA GTAAGGCGATGTTTGGCGAGAAGGAATGGTACTTTTTTAGCCCGAGGGATCGAAAGTACCCAAACGGGTCTCGACCCAATAGGGTTGCCGGGTCGGGTTACTGGAAGGCCACAGGAACTGATAAGGTGATCATGTCGGAAGGACGCAAGGTCGGAATTAAGAAGGCGTTGGTTTTCTATGTTGGTAAAGCTCCGAAAGGATCCAAAACTAACTGGATCATGCATGAGTATAGGTTATCCGAAACTTCTAGAGACAACAATAGTTCCCGG ttggATGATTGGGTGCTTTGCCGAATTTACAAGAAGAACTCAAGCGCTGAGAAATCGATTTCCGGTGGACCGAGCATCGAACAGAGCCAAGGCTCTCCGACATCATCATCGGCCCATTTCGATGGCGGGCTTGATTCACTTCCCGCGATCGACGACAGGTTTCTAAACTTTAACGAAGAAGATCAAAAGGTGGACATTCGAAAATTCGATACAGGGAACTTCGATTGGGTGAGTCTAGGACCATTCGGAGTACCGGATACCGTAAACCACCCTAACCCGCCGAACTCGACTTCTCTTGATCCGGCATTGAACATGCAGATGAAGTTTGTTAAGTCGCCGGAAGATGAAGTTCAAAATGAAATCAGAAGTCAAAGAATGGAGAATTCGGGTTATTTATTTACCCCGGATACAACAGACCCGTTTGCTATCCGGTACCCGACCCAACCGGGCAGCTCAGGTTATAGGCAGTGA